The Kitasatospora setae KM-6054 genome contains a region encoding:
- a CDS encoding geranylgeranyl reductase family protein, with translation MTDTGSTKDLDPVEPVAAFADDAGDEESEEFASTEPQDAETAALLDGVWDVVVVGAGPAGSSAAYAAASKGRRVLLLDKAEHPRYKTCGGGIIGPSRDALPEDFKLPLQDRISAVTFALDGKWTRTRRSKRMLFGVVNRDEFDLRLVQAAEQAGAVLVTGVTATGVEQQGGDSRTVFVTLAGGRRVEARAVVGADGSASRIGRHVGVSFDQIDLGLEAEIPVPESVSRYWAGRIHLDWGPLPGSYGWVFPKTDSGTLTVGVISARGEGERTKEYLADYIRRLGLSGFEPLVESGHLTRCRAEDSPLSRGRVLVAGDAAGLLEPWTREGISYALRSGRLAGEWAVQVAEASGAADVRRQALNYAFAIKAGLGVEMRAGKVMLASFEKRPYLFHLAVSLINPAWRAFARTTQGHTTFAQLMRDHRAARRLAATAGR, from the coding sequence GTGACTGACACCGGTAGCACCAAGGACCTGGACCCCGTCGAGCCGGTCGCGGCCTTCGCCGACGACGCCGGTGACGAGGAGTCGGAGGAGTTCGCCAGTACCGAGCCGCAGGACGCCGAGACGGCGGCGCTGCTGGACGGCGTGTGGGACGTGGTGGTGGTCGGCGCGGGCCCGGCGGGGTCCTCGGCGGCGTACGCGGCGGCGTCGAAGGGGCGGCGGGTGCTGCTGCTCGACAAGGCCGAGCACCCCCGGTACAAGACCTGTGGCGGCGGCATCATCGGCCCGTCCCGGGACGCGCTGCCGGAGGACTTCAAGCTGCCGCTGCAGGACCGGATCTCGGCGGTGACGTTCGCGCTGGACGGGAAGTGGACGCGGACCCGGCGCTCGAAGCGGATGCTGTTCGGCGTGGTCAACCGGGACGAGTTCGACCTGCGCCTGGTGCAGGCCGCCGAGCAGGCGGGCGCGGTGCTGGTGACCGGCGTGACCGCGACCGGCGTGGAGCAGCAGGGCGGGGACAGCCGCACGGTGTTCGTCACGCTGGCGGGCGGCCGGAGGGTGGAGGCGCGGGCGGTGGTCGGCGCGGACGGTTCGGCGAGCCGGATCGGCCGGCACGTGGGCGTCAGCTTCGACCAGATCGACCTGGGCCTGGAGGCGGAGATCCCCGTCCCCGAGTCGGTGTCGCGGTACTGGGCGGGCCGGATCCACCTGGACTGGGGCCCGCTGCCGGGCAGTTACGGCTGGGTGTTCCCGAAGACCGACTCCGGGACGCTGACGGTCGGGGTGATCTCGGCGCGCGGCGAGGGCGAGCGGACCAAGGAGTACCTGGCGGACTACATCCGCCGGCTGGGCCTGTCCGGTTTCGAACCGCTGGTGGAGTCCGGGCACCTGACGCGCTGCCGGGCCGAGGACTCGCCGCTGTCGCGCGGCCGGGTGCTGGTCGCGGGGGACGCGGCCGGGCTGCTGGAGCCGTGGACCCGGGAGGGCATCTCGTACGCGCTGCGCTCGGGTCGGCTGGCCGGCGAGTGGGCCGTGCAGGTGGCCGAGGCGTCCGGCGCGGCGGACGTGCGGCGGCAGGCGCTGAACTACGCGTTCGCGATCAAGGCCGGGCTGGGGGTGGAGATGCGGGCCGGCAAGGTGATGCTGGCCTCGTTCGAGAAGCGCCCGTACCTGTTCCACCTGGCGGTCTCGCTGATCAACCCGGCGTGGCGGGCGTTCGCCCGGACCACCCAGGGGCACACCACGTTCGCGCAGCTGATGCGGGACCACCGGGCGGCCCGCCGGCTGGCGGCGACCGCCGGGCGGTAG
- a CDS encoding acyl carrier protein, protein MTTPDPELVAVLRRHLPELAEDTPIAEDTPLAELGLDSMRAVDLLFDIEDTFGVVLPDEALRADTFTSPAGLRAALDRARSGVSG, encoded by the coding sequence ATGACCACGCCTGACCCCGAACTCGTCGCGGTGCTCCGCCGCCACCTGCCGGAGCTCGCCGAGGACACGCCCATCGCCGAGGACACCCCGCTCGCGGAACTCGGCCTCGACTCGATGCGGGCGGTGGACCTGCTCTTCGACATCGAGGACACCTTCGGCGTCGTCCTCCCCGACGAGGCGCTCCGGGCCGACACCTTCACCAGCCCGGCCGGCCTGCGCGCCGCCCTCGACCGGGCCCGGAGCGGGGTGTCCGGATGA
- a CDS encoding 4'-phosphopantetheinyl transferase family protein has protein sequence MADLREPVSVLLGGARVHTLLGPVPADPDLTLLGPAERAAAARMAPGRRAEYAAGRTLLRRLAARVLHRPAAELTPAEDTDGGPPRFAQAPRLGTSVSHSGGLVAVAVCLDRGVGIDVEPVTAPHPATLRRWAELPAYRGLADLDGPERARRFTRTWTVQEACAKAIGAGLAARPWRIPVDPARRRGSWGEVRWTRLDAGRAAVRRGAPAAHVAPADRAELALAVATAPADGHRREYAW, from the coding sequence TTGGCTGACCTCCGGGAACCGGTGTCCGTGCTGCTCGGCGGCGCCCGGGTGCACACCCTGCTCGGCCCGGTCCCCGCCGACCCCGACCTGACCCTGCTCGGCCCCGCCGAACGGGCCGCCGCCGCCCGGATGGCCCCCGGCCGGCGGGCCGAGTACGCCGCCGGCCGGACCCTGCTGCGCCGGCTCGCCGCCCGGGTGCTGCACCGGCCCGCCGCCGAACTCACCCCCGCCGAGGACACCGACGGCGGACCGCCCCGGTTCGCCCAGGCCCCCCGGCTCGGCACCAGCGTGTCGCACAGCGGCGGCCTGGTCGCCGTCGCGGTCTGCCTCGACCGCGGCGTCGGCATCGACGTCGAACCGGTCACCGCGCCGCACCCGGCGACCCTGCGCCGCTGGGCCGAACTCCCCGCCTACCGGGGCCTGGCCGACCTCGACGGCCCCGAGCGGGCCCGGCGCTTCACCCGCACCTGGACGGTCCAGGAAGCCTGCGCGAAAGCGATCGGCGCGGGCCTCGCCGCCCGGCCCTGGCGGATCCCCGTCGACCCCGCGCGGCGGCGCGGAAGCTGGGGCGAGGTCCGCTGGACGCGGCTCGACGCCGGCCGCGCCGCGGTCCGCCGGGGCGCCCCGGCGGCCCACGTCGCCCCGGCGGACCGCGCCGAGCTCGCGCTCGCGGTGGCCACCGCCCCCGCCGACGGCCACCGGCGGGAGTACGCGTGGTGA
- a CDS encoding glycosyl hydrolase family 18 protein — translation MHVRTRHWLRARLLALLAALALPIALLAATPAHAAAKLTATFTSDNYGSWWKGTFVVKNPNATAVSGWTLEFDLPSGVTMTGTYNGTSTTTGSHVVATNAYYNATVPANGSTEPYSFWFIGNGPIAAPLNCRVNGDKCDGTPDVPPTAPGAPTLVDATAHSLSLSWTAASKGDFPVASYDVLNGSVVLGSATGTATTLTGLTPATTYGLTVRAKDTRGNTGPVSTVLSAATVDPASDTVPPTAPGNLRSTGVTSTSVSLAWNAATDNNRVAAYDVYQGGNLVQTTTGATTTATIGQLSPATPYAFTVKARDAADNNSPASTTLNVTTGDLAGPGKYSRVGYFVQWGIYGRQYFVKNLDTSGSAAKLDVVNYAFENIDPVNLTCLAGVTKGTTANPQDPDQGTGAGDADADYARPMSAAQSVDGVADDGWSPLRGNLNQLKKLKAKYPNLKVVVSLGGWTYSKYFSDAAATDASRKKLVSSCIDIWIKGNLPAYNGAGGPGTGAGIFDGIDLDWEWPGSPDGHAGNHYSANDKQNLTLLLAEFRRQLDALGGSHKLLTAFTPADPAKIGQGWDLSQIFQSLDIANVQGYDFHGSGSDNSWEPNKTGQQANLYNDPTDPYPFHFSIESAVKAYLDAGVNPRKLTIGFPFYGRGWQNVTDGGAHGAWQAAGGAAPGQFAEEAGTRGYNNLITSVPNLTVYHDPVSVSTYGYTGNGGQWWTFDDTWSIGQKTAWVKSKNLLGVMVWEMSGDTPSGTLMNALDTGLK, via the coding sequence ATGCACGTCCGCACCAGGCATTGGCTCAGGGCCCGCCTGCTGGCCCTGCTAGCCGCGCTCGCCCTGCCGATCGCCCTGCTCGCCGCCACGCCCGCGCACGCCGCGGCCAAACTGACCGCCACCTTCACCAGCGACAACTACGGGTCCTGGTGGAAGGGCACGTTCGTCGTCAAGAACCCGAACGCCACCGCCGTCAGCGGCTGGACGCTCGAATTCGACCTGCCGTCCGGCGTGACGATGACCGGCACCTACAACGGCACCTCGACCACCACCGGCAGCCACGTGGTCGCCACCAACGCGTACTACAACGCGACGGTGCCCGCCAACGGCTCGACCGAGCCGTACAGCTTCTGGTTCATCGGCAACGGCCCGATCGCCGCCCCGCTCAACTGCCGCGTCAACGGCGACAAGTGCGACGGCACCCCGGACGTCCCGCCGACCGCCCCGGGCGCGCCGACCCTGGTCGACGCCACCGCGCACAGCCTCTCGCTGAGCTGGACCGCCGCGTCCAAGGGCGACTTCCCGGTCGCCTCGTACGACGTGCTGAACGGCTCGGTGGTGCTCGGCTCGGCGACCGGCACCGCCACCACGCTGACCGGCCTGACCCCGGCCACCACCTACGGCCTGACCGTCCGGGCCAAGGACACCCGCGGCAACACCGGCCCGGTCAGCACCGTGCTGAGCGCCGCCACCGTCGACCCGGCCAGCGACACCGTGCCGCCGACCGCGCCCGGCAACCTGCGCTCCACCGGCGTGACCAGCACCAGCGTCTCGCTGGCCTGGAACGCCGCCACCGACAACAACCGGGTCGCCGCGTACGACGTCTACCAGGGCGGCAACCTGGTGCAGACCACCACCGGCGCCACCACCACCGCCACCATCGGCCAGCTCTCCCCCGCCACCCCGTACGCCTTCACCGTGAAGGCCCGCGACGCGGCCGACAACAACTCGCCCGCCTCCACCACGCTGAACGTCACCACCGGCGACCTGGCCGGGCCCGGAAAGTACTCCCGGGTCGGCTACTTCGTGCAGTGGGGCATCTACGGCCGGCAGTACTTCGTCAAGAACCTCGACACCTCCGGCAGCGCCGCCAAGCTCGACGTCGTCAACTACGCGTTCGAGAACATCGACCCGGTCAACCTGACCTGCCTGGCGGGCGTCACCAAGGGCACCACCGCCAACCCGCAGGACCCCGACCAGGGCACCGGCGCCGGTGACGCCGACGCCGACTACGCCCGCCCGATGAGCGCCGCCCAGTCCGTGGACGGCGTCGCCGACGACGGCTGGTCGCCGCTGCGCGGCAACCTCAACCAGCTGAAGAAGCTCAAGGCGAAGTACCCGAACCTGAAGGTCGTGGTCTCGCTCGGCGGCTGGACCTACTCCAAGTACTTCTCGGACGCGGCCGCCACCGACGCCTCCCGCAAGAAGCTGGTCTCGTCCTGCATCGACATCTGGATCAAGGGCAACCTGCCCGCCTACAACGGCGCGGGCGGCCCGGGCACCGGCGCCGGGATCTTCGACGGCATCGACCTCGACTGGGAGTGGCCCGGCTCGCCCGACGGCCACGCCGGCAACCACTACTCGGCGAACGACAAGCAGAACCTGACCCTGCTGCTGGCCGAGTTCCGCCGCCAGCTCGACGCCCTCGGCGGCTCGCACAAGCTGCTCACCGCCTTCACCCCCGCCGACCCGGCCAAGATCGGCCAGGGCTGGGACCTCTCGCAGATCTTCCAGTCCCTCGACATCGCCAACGTGCAGGGCTACGACTTCCACGGCTCCGGCAGCGACAACTCGTGGGAGCCGAACAAGACCGGCCAGCAGGCCAACCTCTACAACGACCCCACCGACCCGTACCCGTTCCACTTCTCGATCGAGAGCGCCGTCAAGGCGTACCTGGACGCCGGCGTCAACCCGCGCAAGCTCACCATCGGCTTCCCGTTCTACGGCCGCGGCTGGCAGAACGTCACCGACGGCGGCGCGCACGGCGCCTGGCAGGCCGCGGGCGGCGCCGCGCCCGGCCAGTTCGCCGAGGAGGCCGGCACCCGCGGCTACAACAACCTGATCACCTCGGTGCCCAACCTGACCGTCTACCACGACCCGGTGTCGGTCTCCACCTACGGCTACACCGGCAACGGCGGCCAGTGGTGGACCTTCGACGACACCTGGTCGATCGGCCAGAAGACCGCCTGGGTGAAGTCGAAGAACCTGCTCGGCGTGATGGTCTGGGAGATGTCCGGCGACACCCCGTCCGGCACCCTGATGAACGCCCTGGACACCGGCCTCAAGTAA
- a CDS encoding type III PLP-dependent enzyme domain-containing protein codes for MTARVPAPAASTPPATAPAATTPEEAATAYGTPLYLYDLDVVAAAHADLVAALPEGAVIHYSLKANPHTEVAGTLAALGCRAEVSSTGELDAALAAGFHPADVTYSGPAKTAAEIATALRAGVTRFSVESVRDLEVLEELADLADPAESAESAGPGDPAGPGGVIECLLRINADRPVPGMGLAMAGVSTKFGVDFARVLATPEAFRDRGRVRITGLHLYMGTNLPTEDVLLGQFEAGLAMCGELAAALGRDFAELDLGGGFGTPYAGPGERPAYPGLRAGLEKLLDLHVPTWRTGGPAVSFESGRYLVGSCGTLVTTVVDVKESKGQRYALVDSGIHHLGGLAGLRRLPPLRPGLLRLSGGGDPAVGREAGPDAGPVTVAGPLCTPLDQWGSSSDLPPLRAGDLLAVPNTGAYGLTASLVGFLGYPAPVEVVTGSGRPTTATRAVLTRVPVERTPHHDHA; via the coding sequence ATGACCGCCCGCGTCCCGGCCCCCGCCGCGAGCACTCCTCCCGCGACCGCTCCCGCCGCGACCACCCCGGAGGAGGCCGCCACCGCCTACGGCACACCGCTCTACCTCTACGACCTGGACGTGGTGGCCGCGGCGCACGCCGACCTGGTCGCGGCGCTGCCCGAGGGCGCCGTCATCCACTACTCGCTGAAGGCCAACCCGCACACCGAGGTGGCCGGCACGCTGGCCGCGCTCGGCTGCCGCGCCGAGGTCAGCTCCACCGGGGAGCTCGACGCCGCGCTGGCCGCCGGGTTCCACCCGGCGGACGTCACCTACAGCGGCCCCGCCAAGACCGCCGCCGAGATCGCCACCGCGCTGCGGGCCGGCGTCACCCGGTTCTCGGTCGAGTCCGTCCGCGACCTGGAGGTCCTGGAGGAGCTGGCGGACCTGGCCGACCCGGCGGAGTCGGCGGAGTCGGCGGGCCCGGGGGACCCGGCCGGGCCGGGCGGCGTGATCGAGTGCCTGCTGCGGATCAACGCCGACCGGCCGGTGCCCGGCATGGGACTGGCCATGGCCGGCGTCAGCACCAAGTTCGGGGTGGACTTCGCCCGGGTGCTCGCGACCCCGGAGGCGTTCCGGGACCGCGGCCGGGTCCGGATCACCGGCCTGCACCTCTACATGGGCACCAACCTGCCCACCGAGGACGTGCTGCTCGGCCAGTTCGAGGCCGGGCTCGCCATGTGCGGCGAACTGGCGGCCGCCCTCGGCCGGGACTTCGCCGAACTCGACCTCGGCGGCGGCTTCGGCACCCCGTACGCCGGGCCCGGCGAGCGCCCCGCCTACCCCGGGCTCCGGGCCGGCCTGGAGAAGCTGCTGGACCTGCACGTGCCCACCTGGCGCACCGGCGGACCGGCCGTCTCCTTCGAGTCCGGCCGCTACCTGGTCGGCTCCTGCGGCACCCTGGTGACCACCGTCGTCGACGTCAAGGAGTCGAAGGGCCAGCGCTACGCCCTGGTCGACAGCGGCATCCACCACCTCGGCGGCCTCGCCGGACTGCGCCGGCTGCCGCCGCTGCGCCCCGGCCTGCTCCGGCTGTCCGGCGGCGGCGACCCGGCTGTCGGGCGGGAGGCCGGGCCGGACGCCGGGCCGGTGACCGTGGCCGGGCCGCTCTGCACCCCGCTCGACCAGTGGGGCAGCTCGTCCGACCTCCCCCCGCTGCGGGCCGGCGACCTGCTGGCCGTCCCCAACACCGGCGCGTACGGCCTGACGGCCAGCCTGGTGGGCTTCCTCGGCTATCCGGCGCCGGTCGAGGTGGTCACGGGCAGCGGACGCCCCACCACCGCCACGCGCGCCGTCCTGACCCGCGTCCCCGTCGAGAGGACCCCGCACCATGACCACGCCTGA
- a CDS encoding TrpB-like pyridoxal phosphate-dependent enzyme: MTGIPTTWYNIIPDLPEPIAPDQPAPGGGGGLNPQIPTGLVRQELSRASEIAIPAEVLEHYRAFRPTPLRRAERLEREVGGGARIYYKYEGGNVSGSHKLNSALAQAYYYKQAGAKRLVTATGAGQWGTALAAACRAFGLECHVYMVGNSYRAKPYRRVVMEMLGATVVPSPTPDTAAGHEALAADPATGGSLAIAMAEALEDARRDSGSRFATGSGESYSLLHQTVIGLEAQEQIAAFGETPDVVVASLGAGSNFGGLAGPFLRDRLRGGEGPRCIAVEPDACPKLTRGVYRYDYTDSSRSTPLQKMYTLGHAFSPAAIHAGGLRYHGTAKIVSSLYSTGTIESVAYGQNEVLASGLRFARAEGIIPAPESAHAVHAAIVEARKAADAGTEPVILLCLSGHGQYDLAAYDAHLQGTLEDSGLSEEELALSLSSLPEQPEVAVRVH; the protein is encoded by the coding sequence ATGACCGGCATCCCCACCACCTGGTACAACATCATCCCCGACCTGCCGGAGCCGATCGCGCCGGACCAGCCGGCGCCCGGCGGGGGCGGCGGGCTCAACCCGCAGATCCCGACCGGGCTGGTGCGGCAGGAGCTCAGCCGGGCGAGCGAGATCGCGATCCCGGCCGAAGTCCTGGAGCACTACCGGGCGTTCCGGCCGACGCCGCTGCGCCGGGCCGAGCGGCTGGAGCGCGAAGTGGGCGGCGGCGCGCGGATCTACTACAAGTACGAGGGCGGCAACGTCAGCGGCAGCCACAAGCTGAACAGCGCGCTGGCGCAGGCCTACTACTACAAGCAGGCGGGCGCCAAGCGGCTGGTGACCGCCACCGGGGCCGGGCAGTGGGGCACCGCGCTGGCGGCGGCCTGCCGGGCCTTCGGGCTGGAGTGCCACGTCTACATGGTCGGCAACAGCTACCGGGCCAAGCCCTACCGGCGGGTGGTGATGGAGATGCTGGGCGCCACCGTCGTCCCCAGCCCCACCCCCGACACGGCCGCCGGGCACGAGGCGCTCGCCGCCGACCCGGCGACCGGCGGCAGCCTGGCCATCGCGATGGCCGAGGCGCTGGAGGACGCCCGGCGCGACAGCGGCAGCCGGTTCGCCACCGGCAGCGGGGAGTCCTACTCGCTGCTGCACCAGACCGTCATCGGCCTGGAGGCGCAGGAGCAGATCGCCGCGTTCGGCGAGACACCCGACGTGGTCGTCGCCAGCCTCGGCGCGGGCAGCAACTTCGGCGGCCTCGCCGGGCCCTTCCTGCGCGACCGGCTGCGCGGCGGCGAGGGCCCGCGCTGCATCGCGGTGGAGCCCGACGCCTGCCCGAAGCTGACCCGCGGCGTCTACCGCTACGACTACACCGACTCCTCGCGCTCCACCCCGCTGCAGAAGATGTACACGCTGGGGCACGCCTTCTCCCCGGCCGCCATCCACGCCGGCGGCCTGCGCTACCACGGCACCGCGAAGATCGTCAGCTCGCTGTACTCCACCGGCACGATCGAGTCCGTCGCGTACGGCCAGAACGAGGTGCTGGCCAGCGGGCTGCGGTTCGCCCGGGCCGAGGGGATCATCCCGGCGCCCGAGTCGGCGCACGCGGTGCACGCCGCGATCGTCGAGGCCCGGAAGGCGGCGGACGCGGGCACCGAGCCGGTCATCCTGCTCTGCCTCAGCGGGCACGGCCAGTACGACCTGGCGGCTTACGACGCCCACCTCCAGGGCACGTTGGAGGACAGCGGCCTCTCCGAGGAGGAGCTGGCCCTGTCGCTGAGCAGCCTGCCCGAGCAGCCGGAGGTCGCCGTCCGTGTCCACTGA
- a CDS encoding acyl-CoA dehydrogenase family protein — MSAAPTREPSTATSVTTATATATAADPVLTARQLFGVLRENAAADDENASFPVASLDALRASGLMGLSVPVEYGGLGGSLADLAAVAQELGRGSLSTALIWAMHCQQVATLAEYAGPALRSRLLPRIARGEVYVASVTSEKGKGGHLTSAAAALGREDGDLLIDRDAPIVTGGAQADGFLITMRDSADASANAVTLVYADREQLETTQRDGWNPMGMRATHSVAMTLRGTVPADQRVGAAGGFAEASAAVFAPAAHIGWSASWLGAVCGVLRDALTTLREPSGRRDFDLRSELVLDRIARIRLDVDAVDAFLAQVVREIEEIRRTGGDIGAAPVQLRLNGLKVFASETLMSAADRLMDLLGLRHGYMRGSAIPAERLFRDLKSARLNYSNDRLTTANGTLALFDPEVSLG; from the coding sequence ATGAGCGCCGCCCCCACCCGGGAACCGTCCACCGCCACCAGCGTCACCACCGCCACCGCCACCGCCACCGCCGCCGACCCGGTCCTGACGGCACGTCAACTGTTCGGCGTGCTGCGGGAGAACGCCGCCGCCGACGACGAGAACGCGTCCTTCCCGGTCGCCTCGCTCGACGCGCTGCGCGCCTCCGGCCTGATGGGCCTCTCCGTCCCGGTCGAGTACGGCGGGCTCGGCGGCTCGCTCGCCGACCTGGCGGCCGTCGCCCAGGAGCTCGGCCGCGGCTCGCTCTCCACCGCGCTGATCTGGGCCATGCACTGCCAGCAGGTGGCGACCCTCGCCGAGTACGCCGGCCCCGCCCTGCGGAGCCGGCTGCTGCCCCGGATCGCCCGCGGCGAGGTCTACGTCGCCTCGGTGACCTCCGAGAAGGGCAAGGGCGGCCACCTGACCTCGGCCGCCGCCGCGCTCGGCCGGGAGGACGGCGACCTGCTGATCGACCGCGACGCCCCGATCGTCACCGGCGGCGCCCAGGCCGACGGGTTCCTGATCACCATGCGGGACTCCGCCGACGCCTCCGCGAACGCCGTCACCCTGGTCTACGCCGACCGGGAGCAGCTGGAGACCACCCAGCGCGACGGCTGGAACCCGATGGGGATGCGCGCCACCCACAGCGTCGCGATGACCCTGCGCGGAACCGTCCCCGCCGACCAGCGGGTCGGCGCGGCCGGCGGCTTCGCCGAAGCCTCCGCCGCCGTGTTCGCCCCCGCCGCCCACATCGGCTGGTCGGCGAGCTGGCTCGGCGCGGTCTGCGGCGTGCTGCGCGACGCGCTCACCACGCTCCGCGAACCGTCCGGCCGCCGGGACTTCGACCTGCGCTCCGAACTCGTGCTGGACCGGATCGCCCGGATCCGGCTGGACGTGGACGCCGTGGACGCGTTCCTCGCCCAGGTCGTCCGGGAGATCGAGGAGATCCGGCGCACCGGCGGCGACATCGGCGCCGCCCCCGTCCAGCTCCGGCTCAACGGGCTCAAGGTCTTCGCCTCGGAGACCCTGATGAGCGCCGCCGACCGCCTGATGGACCTGCTCGGACTGCGGCACGGCTACATGCGGGGCTCCGCGATCCCCGCCGAGCGGCTGTTCCGCGACCTCAAGTCGGCCCGGCTGAACTACTCCAACGACCGGCTCACCACCGCCAACGGCACCCTGGCCCTGTTCGACCCCGAGGTGTCCCTTGGCTGA
- a CDS encoding carboxymuconolactone decarboxylase family protein, with product MPHITLPTDAPGIRGLLDAKPASGLRLSELAEQLLRGDSPLTPGERELIAAYVSSLNRTRYCAGAHGATAAHRLDGDFALVEAVQTDLATAPVTDLQRALLRLAGKVAESGLAVTPADIATARAAGADDETIHDTVLIAAAFCMYNRYVDGLAAITPDDPATYRAIGAHLATNGYL from the coding sequence ATGCCCCACATCACGCTCCCCACCGACGCCCCCGGCATCCGGGGCCTGCTCGACGCCAAGCCCGCCTCCGGCCTGCGCCTGAGCGAACTCGCCGAACAACTCCTGCGCGGCGACTCCCCGCTGACCCCCGGCGAACGCGAACTGATCGCCGCCTACGTCTCCTCCCTCAACCGCACCCGCTACTGCGCCGGCGCCCACGGCGCCACCGCCGCCCACCGCCTCGACGGCGACTTCGCCCTCGTCGAAGCCGTCCAGACCGACCTCGCCACCGCCCCCGTCACCGACCTCCAGCGCGCCCTGCTCCGACTCGCCGGCAAGGTCGCCGAGAGCGGACTCGCCGTCACCCCCGCCGACATCGCCACCGCCAGGGCCGCCGGCGCCGACGACGAGACCATCCACGACACCGTCCTGATCGCCGCCGCCTTCTGCATGTACAACCGCTACGTCGACGGCCTCGCCGCCATCACCCCGGACGACCCCGCCACCTACCGCGCCATCGGCGCCCACCTCGCCACCAACGGCTACCTCTGA
- a CDS encoding class I adenylate-forming enzyme family protein translates to MRFLHDLIEEQSGAGAARPALTADGVTWSRGELRDHAVRLAARLADAGVRRGDRVVIHAPNGPGTVAALFACSYAGAVAVLLNPRVRPFHLAHITADCAPVLALVAPELTDVHADTGVRTTVLEESLWTAAGEGGPSAGTEAEPPEVGGRSEDDLACLIYTSGSTGMPKAVMSPHRQMLFAIGAIGGVLGYAADDTVFSCTPLSFDYGLYQVFLAQAVGAHLVLDGDESAGPALLRRLEETGATVFPLVPALATTLVRLLGRAGTHRLRLRLVTNTGAALGESQISALRAGVPGLAVAPMYGLTECKRVSVLAPAEVDDRPGSVGRPLPGTSCAVIDPEGRVLPAGAVGELVVSGPHVMPGYWNAPELTAARFRPGPDGRPALYTGDRCRLDPDGYLYFLGRDDDVYKRKGFRVSTLEIEQAALDVPGVDQAAALPPVGDGPARLFTTGKAGAREILAGLRERLEPHKVPDSCEVLDALPLTPHGKTDKAALGALTPAAAK, encoded by the coding sequence TTGCGATTCCTGCACGATCTCATCGAGGAACAGTCCGGGGCCGGGGCGGCCCGCCCCGCCCTCACCGCCGACGGCGTCACCTGGAGCCGCGGCGAACTGCGCGACCACGCGGTCAGGTTGGCGGCGCGCCTGGCGGACGCGGGCGTGCGCCGGGGCGACCGGGTCGTCATCCACGCCCCGAACGGCCCCGGCACGGTGGCCGCGCTCTTCGCCTGCTCGTACGCCGGAGCCGTCGCGGTGCTCCTCAACCCGCGGGTCCGGCCCTTCCACCTCGCCCACATCACCGCCGACTGCGCACCCGTACTGGCCCTCGTCGCACCGGAGTTGACCGACGTCCACGCCGACACCGGGGTGCGGACCACCGTGCTGGAGGAGAGCCTCTGGACGGCGGCGGGAGAGGGAGGGCCAAGCGCGGGAACGGAGGCGGAGCCGCCGGAGGTCGGCGGGCGCTCGGAGGACGACCTCGCCTGCCTGATCTACACCTCGGGCAGCACCGGGATGCCCAAGGCCGTGATGTCCCCGCACCGGCAGATGCTCTTCGCGATCGGGGCGATCGGCGGGGTGCTCGGCTACGCGGCGGACGACACCGTCTTCTCCTGCACCCCGCTCTCCTTCGACTACGGCCTCTACCAGGTGTTCCTCGCCCAGGCGGTCGGCGCCCACCTGGTGCTGGACGGCGACGAGTCGGCCGGACCGGCGCTGCTGCGCCGGCTGGAGGAGACCGGCGCGACCGTCTTCCCGCTCGTCCCCGCGCTGGCCACCACCCTGGTGCGGCTGCTCGGCCGGGCCGGCACCCACCGGCTGAGGCTCCGGCTGGTGACCAACACCGGCGCCGCGCTCGGCGAGTCGCAGATCTCCGCGCTGCGGGCCGGCGTCCCCGGTCTGGCGGTCGCCCCCATGTACGGGCTGACCGAGTGCAAGCGGGTGTCGGTCCTGGCCCCGGCCGAGGTGGACGACCGGCCCGGCTCGGTCGGGCGCCCGCTGCCCGGCACCAGCTGCGCGGTGATCGACCCGGAGGGCCGGGTGCTCCCGGCCGGCGCCGTCGGCGAACTGGTGGTCTCCGGCCCGCACGTGATGCCCGGCTACTGGAACGCCCCGGAACTCACGGCGGCCCGCTTCCGCCCCGGCCCCGACGGCCGGCCCGCCCTCTACACCGGCGACCGCTGCCGGCTCGACCCGGACGGCTACCTCTACTTCCTCGGCCGGGACGACGACGTCTACAAGCGCAAGGGCTTCCGGGTCAGCACCCTGGAGATCGAACAGGCCGCGCTGGACGTCCCCGGCGTCGACCAGGCCGCCGCGCTCCCGCCCGTCGGGGACGGCCCGGCCCGGCTGTTCACCACCGGCAAGGCCGGCGCCCGGGAGATCCTGGCCGGCCTCCGCGAACGCCTGGAACCGCACAAGGTCCCCGACAGCTGCGAGGTGCTGGACGCCCTGCCGCTGACCCCGCACGGCAAGACCGACAAGGCCGCCCTCGGCGCCCTCACCCCGGCGGCGGCGAAATGA